In Melospiza melodia melodia isolate bMelMel2 chromosome 9, bMelMel2.pri, whole genome shotgun sequence, the genomic window TCCAGAAATAACTCCAGGGATGGGTCAGAGCTGTGCAGGGAAGCTTGTAGGAACAAATTCTGGTTGATGCCAACACGGTAGGGTGAGTCATACACTGGCCTTGAGAAGCTTGAGGAGTCATAAAATGTGAGGTTGACATCGTATCTCTCATACTGAGTTTCATTCACTTCAAAGTTGTCGTCCGCGACGTACATCGTTTTTGCCCATGTGTTCTGGAGCATCTTGCAGTTGACATGCAAGAGAAGATTTCTATTTCTTGTGATTAACGTACCAGAAGAGGACCCTCTAATAGTGTTGGAATAGCTGATTGTGTCATTGTTCCCCTGTTTGGcacataaaatataaaattaactCATATATTCAGGTACCCTACTATACATTCTGAACTTTGCTGTATCCTTACAGCAATGTGCACTGTAAAAACATTATTTCCCAGAAAGTCTGATGTGGAAAAGTCTGAATCTAGTAATTTCTGTTCTCAAGATAAGAATCTGTAATCTTCATGTGATATTCAGTGCCCACAATTTTGATCTAGAAAACTACTCACAATAAATGCAGTCATAACAGAATTAAATACCACCTGTACAACATTAAGTATGTGAAGGTTCAGGTCTGGCACAATATTTAGCTGAAATCTGGCTATGACATTATTAGTCACGTTTAGTGAAAGCTTTGAAACTTTTATAGCTATCACACTCAGCCTGGGACCTTGAAAATGCCAAGTATTTGTATCCTTCCACAGCTTATTCCTTTGGAGATGAATGACGGGCTGTAAGGGAATGCTCTGTTAGCAGAGGCAGGAAATGCAAGTGCAAATATCCTTCAGGAGAGAGGGAGACAACCCACAATCACCAGGACACTtccagtccctgcaggtctcaGGTAGCtttcaatttgggctggtttccaaagcaaattctcctgtttgaatttttatATCCTCCCGTTTTTGCCCACTTTGTTGAAACGTTCAGTCCTACCTCTCTGACAGTGCCACAGCGAGTGTACGGAATGTCGAATGACACGGAATTTGATGTGATGTTGGGTGTGCAAAGGGGGTCGTTCAGGGTCAGGTTCCAAGCAGAGTAGCCGTGGGACTGAAGGAAGTATCTGCTCACAACCACGTGCATGTAGTCTGGCAAACACAGCAGGGCTAGTGGATGGCAAAGAAAATATGTTACAAGCTCAGTAAAGTGACCAAAAAAGGTTGTAAGCAGTGGATTAAATAAACACCACCTTTTGCAGAAGCAGCTGATTTGGCAGAAGGAGCTCAGAATCCAAACCATGGACTTGAACCTCCACAAAACCACTACAGATCTaacttaaattttaaaaatctaattTAAAACACTAACAAGATTAACAACCAGCGAACTAGATAATAATTGAAAAGCATGTTTCTGCTTTAAAGATGAACTTACTGGTGCTGTCATCAGCACGAGTGGAGTGATAGTTGGCCTGGAAGCCTCTGTACGTGTATCGGGAGTTGCTGTGGAAGCGGACGCTCAGCAGGTTGGAGGACGATGTGTATGTGGGGTAATAACCAGAACAAATCTTCCCAAGGAGAGGAGAGCTGTGCAGGGGCCCATCGTAGATTTCCACATAGTCAGAGAGGCATCTGCCACCTTCCATCCTGGCAAGCAATGAAACTATTTAGTTTGATGCTTCGTTTTTATgttctttggttttgtttgcctgttggtttgggtttttagtCAGATTAGCTCTTTATAGCAGAAGAATACATTTGATTGATATGACTGTCAAACCTTTGACAAAAATCAATACATTTTCCCTCTCCAGATATACTAAAAGCTTTGATAAAGATTCTTGAAATCAAGTAGGTTTTTGCTTAGTAAGTCCAAGTTGTCACTCCCATATGTTCACCTTCCCAAATAATGAATTTCTACTTACTGAATATCTGTAAATGTAAGCGTGACACGAAAGTTGCTTTCTACTTCTATTTCCCACACGCAGTCAGCATTGTTTGGATAATTTCTAGGGTAAAATGGGCTCTGTAAAGTACCAGATGAAGAGGAGAGCAAGCCACCACAAGAATAATCTTCTgcagagaaaaatacaagaagaaaaaGATATGTATGCACCTTTAGGGTTGCGTTAGGAGTACATATGTGTGATGTTTATGTCTAAATGTAGAGATAGTGACTTCAATCAGCTCCAGTGGCCTCTCCATTGGGTTCATACACATCTGAAAGCAGGTTAGGAGATGCTAAACATGCTGAACAGATTTTATAATGCTGATCTGCAGTACCTGCACTAGCAGGACACAAATATTTTCCACAGCACTGGACAGTTTTGAGGCTGGAATTGTGGAGATCAGCTCTTCCTTGAAAGAGGAACCCCCTATTACAATTGCTAATGACcaaagggaggaggaaaaaaaaataaaataattttgttttaaaagcaaaaatttGATAAATATCCAATTCATAAACTTACCCAAGTCCTCCAAACCTACCTGGGGTTGGTGTTGCAGTAGAAGTATTGGGAGCTGTAGGGAGAGAGCAGCAGGTGATAAGAAATACAAAATACACTCAGCATTTTGCCTAAGAGAAACAGCCCTCTGGGGGTCAGCCCTCCCCAGCAGGGCTCCTGAAGGGACACTGCAACACCAGACCCACAATCACTGCCTGGACACGCGGGGGGTCCCTGTGTGGCTCCAAGCCCTCCCTCTGCACCCACCAGCCCAGGGTCTTGATCTCCTCTGTTAAAGGTCAGTAGGGTGGGATGGAGTGGACCCTCAGCATCTCTGGGACCCTCAGCATGTCTGAGACTCTCAGCAGGTTTGTGGTGACACCAAACTGGAAGGAGGGGATGGTCAAGCAGATGGTGCTGCTGCCATTCAGAGGGAGCCTGGCACTGCagacagagcagcagccagcctcAGCTGCCAAAAGGAGTTCTCTGCACTGTGGCTGAGCACATCAGCTGCCTTTATTTTGGAAAAACAAGAAGCAGCCTGTGGCCTCTGCAGCAATAATTTTGCCAGGGctgagcagctcctctgcctACAGCATAGAGCAGGAAAATTGATGATAGCTcagtggcagctctggggaggtGGAGAGTCCCATTGCGGCCCCCCAGGAACAGTGTCTGGCAGCAGCTTCATGGCCATCCTCTCCTGAAAACCACCCTTGAGCCAGGATGCCTCTAAGTGTCCCCTCTAAGAGGGTCTGGATGCCCACAAGGTGCTGAGAGCCACCAGAAGGTCTTTGTGATTGAGCTTGAGCCCCTGCCCTGGTGAGGAGTAGAGGACAGCTCCAGTCTTACCCATGGTGGTACTGAAGGCAAGAAATGAGGAGTAGTAGGCGTGGAAGCCCCTCTTGGTGACGCTGCCGTCGCTGCGGAACAGGACGGTGAGCTGGTTCCCAGAGGAGTTGAAGACACGGTGGTCGTTCCTGCAAACACGGCCCAGGagcctgctctggggggagcctCCATCAAACACCTCGATGGCATCgtaggagcagctgctgccctccAGCCTGCAGGGAGGAGATGTGGCCTCAGCTCTCCTCACAGAGAGCAGCATGTAGGAAAGgcattttgtgctgttcttgtgagccagaGAAGGCCTCCTGAACAGGATTAAATTAAAGGCCTCCTGAACAGGAAAGCCCTGTCTCTCTCTGGAGGAAGACACCAAGGTTGTCACCTGTTGGATCCCAGGaaactcctctggctgccctggaggactcgagcccctgcccagggggcttagagcccaggacccctgtgcctttgattgaGCCCTTAGAAAAAGCAATTACcaactttatatgaagaattacaagccacaaaagtttaagtagaatgatagtgaatttttcacagagtgaaaaatagatttttggggtttttagaatggggattcagggggcaagatggaggaatctgcagcctttctccttctccttcttggtCTCCATCTTGTGCtctgatgttggcacttttggattggtttagagtagaagctcactgtctaacataggtgataggtattggaaagtaattgtaaatagtGTACATGTAGTtattagtataaaaagacaacagcacctgggggcaggcagagtgccttgaACTGTCTTGCTGAGAGGACCTCGtctggacaggagaaaaaattttataGACAAGGAACAGTAAACAACTTTGAGACCAAGAAATTaggagttctgactccttcttcaactgccaagctgggaaaagggactttctgacacatcttggggtcactgtgaccagctagagaccccgagagtcACCATGACAAGCTGATGAAAGGAAGAAAGTTAAAAGATACAGACTCTAGCTGGCACACAGAATGATGTGGCTCCTTGTTCACATATtgagaactttgtttctttcttatgaCCAATGGGCAGTGAATGTGTCTGTTAAGTAAATTTAAATATCTTGAAAAACTACAAAAGCAACCTGTTGCTGTAATAAATCTCTCTTATACACCCTTCTGATGGAGTCTTGGTGCTTTGCGTTGTGTCGTGCCCTGTAGCGACAGCAGCAGGCACAAAATCCCCAAGGagttttcctggggaaggcagtgagaacctcaaaggagaaaacaattcttatatcTAGTCACTGCTCCtgtttttgcacatgtggaacatgttatggagattgtttacccaaagtgatttgGTTAATTGGACATGGGTGAAAGTTGTTTTGAGTGATTAGCCAATcactcaaagctgtgtcctggctgtctcagACATGACTGTCTGtctgggtttttctttagtattctttagtataatatctctttagcaGAGTATCTTTAGTAGTATAGTATCTTTAGTATCTCTCTAGTTATAATATAGTATTAATGTAATGCAATATAGTTTTAATGAAGCAATTTGTTCAGCATtttgaatcatggagtcagagcacgTTATACCCTGGCCTGTCTCTACTACAAGAAGAGGATCTCTCTGAGCAcagctgcagggcccagcagccccATTGCCACCTCGCCCCAGCGCTCGGGCTGAGGCTGCCAAGGTCCCACAGTGGGGACAAAGCCACCCCAGAGCCTGGCTGGACTCACTCCACATCTGTAAACTGGAGCTGGATCCTGCGGGCTGTGTCCCACGGACGGATGTTCCACACGCAGTAGGCGTTGTTGGGGTAGGAGTTGGGGTATCCCGGGCTCTGGAGGGTGCCAGACAATCCTTGCAGTAAGCCACCACAGGAGACATTCCCTGAGGAAAAGAGCAGAGCCCAGGCACGGGCAGAGAGATCTTGTTCCATGGCCAGAATCCATCAGAGAAGGGCAAGGCCCTGCCAAGGAGGCTCTGCCACAACCCCACAGAGACCCTCCCTGCCAGGCACCCCAAAACATCACCCCTGCCTCCCCCCAGCACAGCTCATACAGAAACCCAGGTCCATGGGGTTGTCTGTCCAGTGGGACgccaggggaaggagaaaatcagACCCCTCAACTCCTCTGGACCTCGATGTGGTCAGTGAGAGGGGAAGTTGAGCTGGAGGCacctggtgctgcagggaggaATCAGCAGGGTTCACTCCCAGCATTTTTCCCAAGAAATAAAACCTGCTGGGAGCCAACCCTCTGCAGAAGCCAGGCTCTTTCCGGTGGTGCCCCTCAAGAGGCCATggacacaaactgaaacacaggggatttcctctgaacatcaggaGACAATTTTTTCCTGCAAGGGTGACTGAGCACAGACACAGGTTGCCCACAGAGGTGGCAAATAGCCAAAAGCCCTCTGGATATGGTCTTGGGAAGCCAGCTATGGCTGATCCTGCTTTCAGCCAGGGGGTAGGAACAGATGTACTCCAGACATCCCTTCCAACTTCATCATCCCATGGTTCTGTGAGGAATAATGGAGGGCAGAAGCCAGTCCAACcccacagctcctctgcacaTACCTGTGGCATTCCATGGCATGGTGGCCATCAGTCCGAAGACAGCTGGTTCTACAGGGagagagcagcaggtgagcaagCAGTGCTTTGCCCAAGAGGATCATCCTGCTGGGAGTCCCCCCTCTCCAATGGGAACCTCACAGAACCCCAGTGAAAGCCAAAGCCCACAGTCAGCACTGCAGTGTGGCAGGACTGAGACGGCTGCAGTGCCGACAGCACCAGTGCTTACTCAAGGGCATCCCCACTGCAGCACCATCAACACCAGAGCCAAACCTCTTCCACAGAAAAAGTGGCTACTCAATCCTTAATGATCCCAAGCAATTCCACATCTCCCTCAATGTTAGGGACATTAGCCAGGGTCTGTGAGTGCAGCCTACACAGAGAATCCCAGAGAAAGAAAACCCCATGGAAAACCCACATATGAACAGAAATCTCTGGTTACCTGTTGTTGGAGTCACTGTCATTCCCGAGTCTGGAAGGAGAAAATCAGAGTGTGTGAGGCACTAGAACTGCTTGGCTTGCCCTACATGTACTTAATTTCATGGAAAGTTATGGAGGAACCCATGGGGAGGAAGGCCTGACTAAAAACCACCCCTCTCTGTCACTTGTGCGCCAGGgtcagggcagggacaggcgAGAGGCAGGATCGTAGAAGAGGCAAAGAAGGCTTTATTCAAAAGAACCACATGTTTTTCATAGAGTGGTACAAGAGGTTCTATTCTATTGCCTAACTAACAGAAACATCTTTCTCACTCACGGTCcttgagaggaacagaaaaattAAGTAGAAAAACAGCACCTGCAAATTGCTTATAGTGAACAGGTTATCATATATTTCCAGCTCCCTAAAATTTCTCACAAGCCGCTGTGAGAAACGCTTgccgtttctctctctctgtcctgtGGCATCCACCCCTGTcctcacaccctgctctgtgcaggaGTGATGCCCAAACCCCACATTTCCCAGCTACAGTCTGCAAACATGAGATTGATGCTCCCTCTGCATCAGGCTCGTGCACCCAtgacctgctgctgctctgctgagcaCAGAGCAAGGGCTGGGCAGCCTTCATCCCACCTCCATCCAGACTGATTTTCTTCAGGAAAATGGCATCAAAACACAGACACTCACCTGAGCAGATGACAGAAGCAGCTCCATGGTAACATGCACCATACTGGTATTCGTAGGGGCAGTACCACAGGAACTCCTCATTGCCCATACAGTTCATCTCAGTGAACAGGTAGGAGGAGTGGGAGTCGCTCGGAGGGAAGGGGTGCATGATGGCCTCAGGGAAGCCACAGCCCAGCTGCCTGCACACCACCTGGGCATCCTGCATGTCCCACAGGTAGCCACACACCTTCTCCCAGGCTCCAAAGTAGTAGATCTGCACATCGCCTGCGCACCCGTCGGGGCCGCCACTCAGCCTCAGGTGGATCTCTTGGAGAGACACAAACCCCTTGGTCAGCACAGTGGTGCTCTGGCTCCAGGGAATGACatcccacagcctccctgggcatgGCTGCATccacctgcagcacagcccagggctggaACCCTGCTCAGCTCCCATGCTGTGGGATGGAGAGGTTGGGGCAGGCACGTCgcacccctgtgcccagggctgggacaagAACCATGGCAAAGAGACTCACCATCAGCTATGATTGGAACTGTGGAGGAGaacaagcagagaaaaaaaagacaCAGAGAGCAAGAGGATTAGGACAAACTTCTTTGGGAGTTGTGAGCGCTTTCTACCCTTCCTCTAGTGAGTCAAGATCCCACTGAAGGGCACAAGTGACAGAAGACCTTTTTCATTCTTTCAAGGAGGCTGGTTGCTGGAGAGCAAagccatccccaaattcctccatcccaGATAATTTACTTTTCATGTACATTCCCATCCCCACCCTAAAGAAAATGTGAGCTTTTTAATTATACTGATTTGTTCCCAACCAAAAATACTGTGACAAAAACATAAATCTATCACTATTACATAAAGTAACAATCTGATAAATTGTACTTACAAGTTGTGGACTCAGTAGTTGTGGGAGGTCTTGTTGTCACTAGAGAAGAAAAAGATAAGATAGCATATGTGATGGTCAAGAAGGCAAATTTAACATGAAACTTCCTCAAATCCTGTTTCAGTCTCGAGCAATTTGCAGCCAACAAACTTGAGATCCAAGAGATTTCTCTCGATTTTAGTCAACTTCAGCAGTGTTTTCTCCCATTAACCATCAACACTGTGAGCCCACCAGAACCTGCAAGAGGCCCTGAGAGTGCCTTGAAGTGGGACCAGTTTTCTCAGGTCCCCCAGCCATATGAGCTggaagagagggacagagcacagaATGAATCCCCCATAATCCAGGGTTAAACCTGTAACCACCTGGATATTCAGAgatctgtggggctggatggCTTTTAACACCTTAAGGAGGAAGGGGTGGAAAGACAGCAGCTGTGGCAACACTTTTTGATGTTTTTTGCATCCCTGCATAgaggacacagcagcagctgctgaaaaaGAAAGGGTTTGTCTCTGCCAGCACCCTGCTCATTCAGGGAGGTCTCACCTGGAAAGGGGGAAAGTGATTTTGGAATAGAAAAAGCCTATTTCACCCCGTTTGAAATATCCTCCCTCCCATCAGACCCACCAATATTTGTATTGGTCGCTAAAGGGGTGGAAGTGGCTGGGCTGATCATTGACTCTGCAACCAAATTAAATTACACTCCTAACAGGAATTTGTCTCTGGGAAATTAGACTAACAAAAATTACCATTATAATTTCCATTATAATCTAATCAAATACAAACCACATGGTTTGTACACCTCACCCCctttaaaataaacatttataTAGTCCAGAAAATACTTTTTAGTCTTTAAAGCCATTATCCCAATATAAACGATAGGAAAATGTTATAATTGGCTTTGCAGTATATTCATTTTAATTTCCTTTACTAGGCTCTTTACAAAAAATAATGGGAAAGAAATGAAATTCATTAAGCAGTTTTGATGACATTGATTTGCTCAGCTCATAGGTTTGCCCTGCTCATGGTTTTCAAGAGAGCTGAGCCATGCTGGTAAATCCTCTTTTACCATTAAATCCCAACGTTAGCCCAAGGTGAAATAAAGCTACAAAGGTGATTGGAAGTCTTTACCTGCATCCACCTGCATGTGAAGAATTACCATCAGCACCCAGGGCAGGATCCTGGTGGCAGCCATCtccttggagctgctggagcaggaggacaCCACAATTTATAGGCAGAGTCCCCAGAGGGTGCAGCTCAGCAGCCCAGCCTCTCCTTTCTCTAGCCCAGTATCACATTCCCCTCTGCTCTCACTTCCTTGGCTTCCATCGCCACATTTGATTTGTAAACCAATATTTACAGGTTCCTGGTTCCACAGCAGGACAACACCTGGCATCTGATGCAGGGAAAGCAGAAATCAAAAGGGGCTGCAGTAGCTGCTGTTTTTCCAGCCCATCCTTCCTTGGCTGTGGTGTTCTCTTGCTGTCACTTATGTAACCTGTCCCTTTACTTGAGCTGTAACTGACCCAAAGCTGCTTTTTGGGCTGTTGCaaaatgtgtttttctttctgtgacTGAACACAAAAAGTGGAAGGGTGGGACTACAGTGGGAAATAACCCTTTGCACCCTGTCCTGGAAGATGTCACAAAAACATGCAGTAAAATGAATGCAATCTTCTTTTTCTGTTCATCCCTCAGTGTGCTCTATCCTCACCAGGGCAGCAAGAGTCAGGATTGCTTAAGCTCTGCAAGTtcataaaaagtaattttttgacTTTTGACACAAACCCAAGCCAAACTTCAGTGGTCATACACTGATCATTGTTAAACTGCACAAAACCTTCCCAGAGAGCAAGGGCTCTAAGTCTGGGGATGGGGGCAAATACAGAAAACAAGTGAAAATTCATCCTAAATTCTCTATTTCTGAAGCTCTTAAGAGCTTGGCAGAGCTCTTTACACAGTTGTCCCCCTGAGATTTACAAAAGATTTAAGGTAATAGAAAAGTAAGGGCACCCAATGGAACTTAAAATGGATTTTTACAAAGATAAAGTATCTCAGGCCATGATGAAGTTTCAGTGGATCTGAGTGCTCATCAAGGAACCCACATTTGCACAGCAAATTTGGCAATATCTGAACACTATTAAAACCTGAGAATCACAGAGCTACTTAGCCTGGAAGAGCCCCTGATCCAAGACTCAATTCAAAGCAAGGTTATATTCAAAGTTCAATCAATCTTTAAAAAGTCTCAGGGTCTTAGTAAGTTGTGTAGCTCAGAATTCTGCATTTTCTTTTCTAGAGAGAATGTGCAGAAACTTCTAGTAGATAAGAATTTGACATCCTGGTTGTCCCTGCTGTTAGTTTTGGATTTATTACTGATTGGCAAACAAATTACTTCTCAGAAACTCAGGAACAGGTTTCTTGTGCCTCCTGAACCATGCAATGCAACTGTCCTGGAAAGCAAATGACCAAACTCAACCTCACACAGCACAGGAGAGCCCAAGGAAGATAAAAAGGAGAAAGGAGGCACAAACTCCATGGTGAGGATGGGGGGAGAAATGAAGGCATTAGTTTGTTAGACATGCAAACAGTTTGTTGGCTCTGTAAACACAGGGATTCTTTTATTCTCATGGCTTTGCTGGGCAGGTGGAGGACGTGGTCtttggagggactggaggaggttGTGGCTTGGTAAACACagcggggcagctgctgcagaccTGGAGAGATGAAAGAAGAATACAACCAGAGTAAAACCAttcaaaaatcaacaaaaacGGTGCTACTGAACACAAAAAGAGACCATGTGAGACAACCCCACACTCAGGGTGACTGGTGCACACAGATCCCAGTGGCAATCACCACTGCATGGCCATCCCACCCCAGGAGTGGCATTCTCTATGTGGAGCCATCACCTCAGTTCCTCAGATAAAAAGGAATTGTGGTGAGTTGCCTTTGCTTGGCTGCAAGACACCCACCCAGCCCCACTCTCATTCCTCCTGCTCAACAGGGCAGAAGAAAATAGGGTGAAGaagttcatgggttgagataaggaacGGGGAAATTACTTataagaaaacaaggaaaacagaTTCAGCTTATAGAAAAATAACTTGATTGCCAATTAAAATAGACTTGTATAGTGAGAAACACATATAACTTGAACAACACCTTCCCCACTCCCTCTTCTGCCAGGCTCAAGGTCACTCCTTCACTCCACTGCTGTTCTTTCCCCCTCTCTGAGTGGCACAGGGGGCTGTGGTCAGTCCCTGGCAGTTTGTCACTGCTGCTCCGCCCTCCTCACCCTTTTCTCGTGCTCATTTGTAGGCACTTCCCCTGTGCTACAGTCCTGCAGCATAAAACAACAGCTCATCCTTCAGGATAATGCAGCATCAGCTCTCCATGGCCACAGGTCCTTCAGGAAACGTCCTTTTGATCCAGCACAGGGGCCTCTGTGGATTGTGGGGATAGCTCTGGCACAAGGagaacctcctcctcctccatctcctctaACTTTGGTGTTCACAGGGGCTGTTCCTCATGCTTTCCACCCCAAATCTGCATTTCCTGCATGGCATTTCATGCTTTCTTAGATACAGTTTAATAATTAAATACAACTCTGCCATGCCCTGAGGTGGGACAGTTGCAGAGCTGGCCGGAACACACCAAAGCACCAGAGCTGCTGGGTCAGTAGTCAAGACACCAGCTGGCACCTGTTGAACTACCCCCTCCATTTAATTTCCTCTGCTTCATTTGCAGTGGTCACTAaaaaaattcacagaattcacagaatgaattcacagaatgaccaggttggaagagaccttcaagatcattgagtcccacccagccccaacagctcaactcaaccctggcccccagtgccacatccaggctttgttaaacacaaccagggatggggactgcaccacctccctgggcagccattccagaactttatcacctttctgtgaGCAAAAGAGCCAGCAGCAAAATGGTGCTCTGCTACTGACCTGGTTTTTGCACCAAATGACTTTTCTTCCCACCAGCTGGGATGGCTGGTGGAGTGAGGGATTTTCTTGACTCTTGGGTCATTTAACCAGAGCTGGAACTTGATGGGAATGTGTGGAAATATGAGTTTCAGTTTGGATCCATGTTTTCTTTAAAAGTCAACTATGCAATGAGATGCTTGTCCTTTGGATAGGAGAAAGGATGCAAATTGCTCGCACTTTTAAATTAATTGTTATAAGCAGTCAGCTCCCACTAACTCCTTCAAATTCAATTGTTACCATAACTTCTATTCTAGCATCAGTGTTGCTTCTCCCCTACAAGGGGGCATGGCAAGGGCCAGAAAGCAGGTACCAACCACTCATCCCAAGCTGAAACAACCTCCCTGGCACACagttccctgctccctgtccaCTCTCCCCATCTGTTCACTTTCCTTGCACCTCTGTGCAAATCTTTGTTTGCACAAGTGACACCAAAGCAAATTGTGAGGCAGGAATGGTTTCATTGCATCAGGAAATCAAGATTTATGATTGAGCTATGTTTGCTTGGGATGGGGAAGATGAAATGATTTTATCTGGCACTGGACACAGCCTTGCTGCCCGGCCGTGGGAACACCATTCCCTTCCTGATAGGCCTCCTGCCATCCCTCATGATACTCAGGATCTATTGTTGGGAAGGACAAAAGTtggacaagaaagtctcacagatatgtgtgcttagcagaaagatttctaAATGTGGAATCTGATggaggaatagagatggaagcaagttttgatatagaagaaaagaattgcggAGCCAGTCctgctggataaccaaggaggcaaagggtgtgttggttagaaggggtttttatggcttagagcaaagggtaaacccaccccaaacaagatgtttttaccaagcagaaagatttcacaggcaaacaagtcagcaaagttgcaagtagaaaaaaaggtctcagaattttccactgcaagaaaactgaataacaacttctagcttaaactgtaatgtactaacttttagtgactggagtatagtaacatgaatatggtaattatagcagttatggtaggctatagataaaagctgaggtatagattggttctactgtgttaagatgctcagcaaagaaaagtatataatgcattgtaaccaaaaccaaagggtctccaggcctgcctgcagctggagctgacagctgtgggcacagctctgtcacccatgaccctggactgctgtaacctcttggatggaataaactgcattttggagagctgcctggagtcccacattcCTCAATTCAGCTCTTACAATCTATGACATTCCAGAGCAGTAACCATGCTCCAGCCAGGAGTAGAGTTGAAAAATAGGGAGAAAAAAACACAAATTCAGGCTGAATTCAGCAAAGAATTGCATTTGACCAAAATACTAAAGTGTCTAAAATTTCTGTTCTGGAGCTGTCATAAAAAGATGTTTCAAGTAAAGTCATAGAAAATGGAACCAATCTATTATTTAAAGCTTGAAGAGCCTGAGACACAGTTCCTTTGAGCCAGTGAAATATTGCA contains:
- the LOC134421710 gene encoding deleted in malignant brain tumors 1 protein-like, yielding MAATRILPWVLMVILHMQVDAVPIIADEIHLRLSGGPDGCAGDVQIYYFGAWEKVCGYLWDMQDAQVVCRQLGCGFPEAIMHPFPPSDSHSSYLFTEMNCMGNEEFLWYCPYEYQYGACYHGAASVICSDSGMTVTPTTEPAVFGLMATMPWNATGNVSCGGLLQGLSGTLQSPGYPNSYPNNAYCVWNIRPWDTARRIQLQFTDVELEGSSCSYDAIEVFDGGSPQSRLLGRVCRNDHRVFNSSGNQLTVLFRSDGSVTKRGFHAYYSSFLAFSTTMAPNTSTATPTPEDYSCGGLLSSSSGTLQSPFYPRNYPNNADCVWEIEVESNFRVTLTFTDIQMEGGRCLSDYVEIYDGPLHSSPLLGKICSGYYPTYTSSSNLLSVRFHSNSRYTYRGFQANYHSTRADDSTTLLCLPDYMHVVVSRYFLQSHGYSAWNLTLNDPLCTPNITSNSVSFDIPYTRCGTVREGNNDTISYSNTIRGSSSGTLITRNRNLLLHVNCKMLQNTWAKTMYVADDNFEVNETQYERYDVNLTFYDSSSFSRPVYDSPYRVGINQNLFLQASLHSSDPSLELFLDTCVASPTRHNFTTKSYAIIENGCAKDPTYATYYSPFRHTLRFKFNAFQFIQSNPEVYLQCELVVCRAYDYSSRCYQGCLRRSKREASSDKESVIVVAGPIQLWKPEIMDELGSE